In Pseudomonas fluorescens NCIMB 11764, a single window of DNA contains:
- a CDS encoding glycosyltransferase yields MNKRPLVSIVIPAFNPRFFSQALESALAQTYERIEIVICDDSSSDEIRDIVDSFTEPAHPIRYLRNPQRLGLQKNLLRCVQEALGEFIKVLCDDDRLFAPSVALQAQVLIDHADVNVVFALRMLSDAGNFLLPSRVDNCRFSPNDALFKGDDMLAIFESTPINFLGNFSSTLMRRADVLALLPALIQEGTGFVAMLDFALFVCLMRRGNLVSLGTVLSTERRYPERLSKTPEMLKAAAVEWSWLAQMLAVRSGESAPASGWVRYIDLANVTDQPHAWQELCVTRILGNRNTVVSGRVGGESESYEDFYREWLAIRRFSQVEQRLMPQRIDSWSSRPRIVPIILDRDADAAALDITLQSLRAQLYAPQAMVVLSDADCEADERILQLPLQADWAQQLNALVPQLEGAHWFYLLRAGDTLRESALLILAERIAGSPGILCAYSDEGALTDGESIDPVFKPDFNLDLMRAYPYVGRALAFERQRFVASGGFDPVHGELAPHDLMWRLVEEVGPQAIEHIAEIQVESSLAFSDWLSLPEVIERNAGMVGAHLDRIGAPYRIRHEALPLINRIDYLHAARPLVSIIIQAGSSLYALQRCTEGLIERTAYAQYEILIVDCGNHEPAMIEWLAVMAQLGAAMLRILRYAGNANEAAIRNFAASQARGDYLVLLDAQAIICDSDWLDELLNHAQRPEVGVVGARLLSPEGAIVSAGLILGLAGPVGSPFAGEALNGRGYMQRLQVTQNWSAVSGQCLMVRKQVFEELGQLDEATFSLSLSDVDLCLRASKHGYLVVWTPYASVVLAPEASASLVSSPIALREREEEAFYQRWLPQIAKDPAYSPALSLGFSSFSLESSLRDNWNPFCTRALPLILGLPVNSTAVGHYRVTGPLKELEAAGRVISRFAYESPSTVEIERLSPDSIILQCRYSEGAVSDILRMKKYSSALRIFELDDYVVSAPKKNTHARNKPVNTEQMLREAIALCDRVVVTTQPLADALSSMHSDIRVVPNMLSPDPWASLTSRRRTSGKPRVGWGGGTSHSGDLEIIADVVRELANEVEWVFFGMCPEGLLPYVHEFHSAISLQNYPFKLASLNLDLALAPLEFHIFNDCKSNLRLLEYGACGYPVICTDTEAYRGHLPCTKVYSNNTDEWLQAIRMHLADPDASYRMGDELREAVHRDFMLRGDNLQHWLWGWLPD; encoded by the coding sequence GTGAATAAACGTCCCCTCGTCAGTATCGTCATCCCTGCCTTTAACCCGCGCTTTTTCAGTCAGGCGCTGGAGAGTGCGCTCGCCCAGACTTACGAACGGATCGAGATCGTCATCTGCGATGACTCCTCCAGCGACGAGATCCGCGACATCGTCGACAGCTTCACCGAGCCGGCGCACCCGATTCGTTATCTGCGCAATCCTCAGCGTCTGGGGCTGCAGAAAAACCTGCTGCGTTGCGTGCAGGAGGCTCTGGGCGAGTTCATCAAAGTGCTGTGTGACGACGACCGTCTATTTGCACCGAGTGTTGCCTTGCAGGCTCAGGTTCTGATCGACCATGCTGATGTCAATGTAGTGTTTGCCCTGCGGATGCTCAGCGATGCCGGAAATTTCCTTCTGCCGTCGCGGGTCGATAACTGCCGCTTCTCGCCGAATGATGCGTTGTTCAAGGGCGACGATATGTTGGCGATCTTCGAAAGTACGCCGATAAATTTTCTAGGTAACTTCAGTTCGACCCTGATGCGTCGCGCCGATGTGTTGGCGTTGTTGCCGGCGCTGATCCAGGAAGGTACCGGTTTCGTCGCGATGCTCGATTTCGCCCTATTCGTGTGTCTGATGCGTCGCGGCAATCTGGTGTCGCTCGGCACTGTGCTGAGCACCGAACGGCGCTATCCGGAGCGCCTGAGCAAAACCCCGGAGATGCTCAAGGCCGCTGCGGTGGAGTGGAGCTGGCTGGCGCAAATGCTCGCGGTACGCAGTGGCGAATCGGCACCGGCGTCGGGCTGGGTCCGTTACATCGATCTGGCCAATGTCACGGACCAACCCCACGCCTGGCAAGAGCTGTGCGTGACGCGAATTCTCGGTAACCGCAACACGGTGGTCAGTGGCCGAGTGGGCGGAGAGAGTGAGAGTTACGAAGATTTTTATCGCGAATGGCTGGCGATCCGGCGGTTCTCGCAGGTCGAGCAACGCCTGATGCCACAGCGCATCGATAGTTGGTCGTCGCGTCCGCGAATCGTGCCGATCATTCTCGACAGAGACGCTGACGCGGCGGCGTTGGACATTACGTTGCAGAGCCTGCGAGCCCAGCTCTATGCGCCGCAGGCGATGGTGGTGCTGTCTGATGCTGATTGTGAGGCAGATGAGCGTATTCTTCAGTTGCCGCTACAGGCAGACTGGGCGCAACAGCTCAATGCCTTGGTGCCACAACTGGAGGGGGCTCACTGGTTTTACTTGCTGCGGGCAGGTGACACCTTGCGCGAGTCGGCGTTGTTGATTCTGGCTGAGCGTATCGCCGGATCGCCGGGCATTCTGTGTGCCTACAGCGATGAAGGTGCATTGACTGATGGCGAGTCGATCGACCCGGTGTTCAAGCCGGATTTCAACCTTGACCTGATGCGCGCCTATCCCTATGTCGGCCGAGCCTTGGCGTTTGAGCGCCAGCGTTTTGTTGCCTCGGGTGGATTTGATCCGGTGCACGGCGAGTTAGCTCCCCATGACCTGATGTGGCGTTTGGTGGAAGAGGTCGGGCCACAGGCCATCGAGCATATCGCCGAGATTCAGGTAGAGTCGAGCCTTGCCTTTTCCGATTGGCTGTCGCTGCCCGAGGTGATCGAGCGCAACGCCGGTATGGTCGGGGCTCATCTGGATCGTATCGGCGCGCCATACCGGATACGTCACGAAGCGCTGCCACTGATCAATCGCATCGACTATCTGCACGCCGCGCGGCCGTTGGTATCGATCATTATCCAGGCCGGTAGCTCGCTGTACGCATTGCAGCGTTGTACCGAAGGCCTGATTGAGCGAACTGCTTACGCTCAGTACGAAATCCTGATTGTCGACTGCGGTAATCATGAGCCGGCGATGATCGAGTGGCTGGCGGTGATGGCGCAGCTTGGTGCCGCCATGTTGCGGATACTGCGTTACGCTGGCAACGCCAACGAAGCGGCCATTCGTAATTTCGCAGCGAGTCAGGCCCGGGGCGATTATCTGGTGCTGCTCGATGCGCAAGCCATCATTTGCGATAGCGACTGGCTGGACGAATTGCTCAACCATGCTCAGCGTCCCGAAGTGGGCGTGGTGGGAGCCCGTCTGCTAAGTCCCGAGGGCGCCATCGTCAGTGCGGGGTTGATCCTGGGACTGGCCGGGCCTGTCGGTTCGCCATTTGCTGGGGAGGCCTTGAATGGCCGTGGCTACATGCAGCGTTTACAGGTTACCCAGAACTGGAGTGCGGTGAGCGGCCAGTGCCTGATGGTGCGCAAGCAAGTCTTTGAGGAGCTCGGGCAGCTGGACGAGGCAACGTTCAGCCTCAGCTTGAGCGATGTCGATTTGTGTTTGCGGGCGAGCAAACACGGCTACCTGGTGGTCTGGACGCCGTATGCCAGTGTGGTCTTGGCGCCTGAGGCAAGTGCGTCACTGGTGTCTTCGCCGATTGCCCTGCGTGAGCGTGAGGAAGAGGCGTTCTACCAAAGATGGTTGCCGCAGATTGCCAAGGATCCGGCTTACAGTCCCGCGCTGAGTCTTGGGTTTTCCAGTTTCAGCCTGGAGTCGTCGTTGCGCGACAACTGGAACCCTTTTTGCACCCGCGCGTTGCCGCTGATTCTCGGATTGCCGGTCAACAGCACTGCGGTCGGGCATTATCGAGTCACTGGGCCATTGAAGGAGCTCGAGGCGGCGGGACGAGTGATTTCCCGCTTCGCCTATGAATCACCATCGACGGTGGAGATCGAGCGGTTATCCCCGGACTCCATCATCTTGCAATGTCGCTACAGTGAAGGTGCTGTGAGTGACATTTTGCGCATGAAGAAGTACTCCAGTGCACTTCGGATTTTCGAACTGGACGACTACGTTGTCAGCGCGCCGAAGAAAAACACCCACGCCCGCAACAAGCCAGTCAACACTGAACAGATGCTACGCGAAGCCATCGCACTGTGTGATCGTGTGGTGGTGACTACCCAGCCGCTGGCCGATGCGTTGTCGAGCATGCACAGCGACATTCGCGTAGTACCGAACATGCTGTCCCCGGACCCGTGGGCGTCACTGACCAGCCGCCGCCGAACCTCCGGCAAGCCGCGCGTTGGCTGGGGTGGCGGCACCAGCCACAGCGGTGATCTGGAGATCATTGCCGACGTAGTGCGAGAGCTGGCGAACGAAGTCGAGTGGGTGTTCTTCGGCATGTGCCCTGAAGGGTTGCTGCCGTATGTCCATGAATTTCACTCTGCCATCAGCTTGCAGAACTACCCGTTCAAACTGGCGAGCCTGAACCTCGACCTGGCACTGGCGCCTCTGGAGTTCCACATCTTCAACGACTGCAAAAGTAATCTGCGGTTGCTGGAGTACGGTGCTTGCGGTTATCCGGTGATCTGCACCGACACCGAGGCCTATCGCGGCCACTTGCCGTGCACCAAGGTCTACAGCAACAACACGGACGAGTGGCTACAAGCAATTCGCATGCACTTGGCCGATCCGGATGCGAGTTACCGCATGGGCGATGAACTGCGTGAAGCGGTACACCGTGATTTCATGCTGCGTGGTGACAATCTTCAACATTGGCTGTGGGGCTGGTTGCCTGACTGA
- the rfbF gene encoding glucose-1-phosphate cytidylyltransferase: protein MKAVILAGGLGTRISEESHLKPKPMIEIGGKPILWHIMKQYSAHGIHDFVICLGYKGYAIKDFFANYFLHTSDVTFDMCNNRMDVHQNYSEPWRVTLIDTGEDTMTGGRLRRAGRYLENEEAFCFTYGDGVSDLNIGALVDFHLTHGKLATVTAVQPPGRYGALNRDGDSVLGFTEKPRGDGGWINGGFFVLSPKVLPLIEGDETSWESGPLDGLAERGELMAYQHDGFWQPMDTLRDKNHLEALWQSGEAPWKQWD, encoded by the coding sequence ATGAAGGCAGTAATTCTGGCAGGTGGTCTCGGCACGCGCATCAGTGAGGAATCGCACCTCAAACCCAAGCCGATGATTGAAATCGGCGGCAAGCCAATTCTCTGGCACATCATGAAGCAGTACTCCGCTCACGGGATCCATGATTTCGTGATTTGCCTGGGCTACAAGGGCTACGCGATCAAGGACTTCTTCGCCAACTACTTCCTGCATACCTCCGACGTCACCTTCGACATGTGCAACAACCGCATGGACGTTCACCAGAACTACAGCGAGCCATGGCGTGTCACGCTCATCGACACCGGTGAAGACACCATGACCGGCGGCCGTTTGCGCCGTGCCGGCCGCTACCTGGAAAACGAAGAGGCGTTCTGTTTCACCTATGGCGATGGCGTTTCCGATCTGAATATCGGAGCGCTGGTGGATTTCCACCTGACCCACGGCAAGCTCGCCACTGTGACGGCGGTGCAGCCACCCGGCCGGTATGGCGCGCTGAATCGCGACGGTGACAGCGTCCTTGGTTTCACCGAGAAGCCACGTGGCGATGGCGGCTGGATCAATGGCGGCTTCTTTGTCCTGTCGCCGAAGGTGTTGCCGTTGATCGAGGGCGACGAGACTTCGTGGGAATCCGGTCCGCTGGATGGCTTGGCCGAGCGCGGTGAACTCATGGCGTACCAGCACGACGGTTTCTGGCAGCCGATGGACACCTTGCGGGACAAGAATCATCTCGAAGCCTTGTGGCAGAGCGGGGAGGCCCCATGGAAGCAATGGGACTGA
- the rfbG gene encoding CDP-glucose 4,6-dehydratase yields the protein MEAMGLSPEFWRGKRVLLTGHTGFKGSWLTLWLQSLGAEVSGFSLDPSTEPSLFELARVHEGINDQRGDLRDLGALLELIAETQPEIVLHLAAQPLVREGYRDPLGTYSSNVMGTLNLLEAIRQVGGVRACVLVTTDKVYANQEWLWPYRENEALGGHDPYSSSKACCELLAQSYAASFFPAQRYAEHGLALATARAGNVLGGGDFAPERLIPDVLKAWSADEPVTLRYPQAVRPWQHALEPLAGYLQLAASLYDKGPEFAGAWNFGPSEADMCSVGEVVELLANRWPQARGLRIEPSDLHEAGLLRLDSSRARQLLAWQPRWSLQQCLTQTLDWHLAWQNGDDMRAVTLGQLNLYRGAL from the coding sequence ATGGAAGCAATGGGACTGAGTCCGGAATTCTGGCGCGGCAAGCGGGTTCTGCTGACGGGCCACACCGGTTTCAAAGGCAGTTGGTTGACCCTTTGGCTGCAAAGCCTGGGTGCTGAGGTCAGCGGATTTTCCCTGGACCCGTCGACCGAGCCGAGCCTGTTCGAGCTGGCGCGTGTTCACGAGGGCATCAATGATCAGCGCGGCGACCTGCGTGACCTGGGCGCGTTGCTGGAATTGATTGCTGAAACCCAACCGGAAATCGTCCTGCACCTGGCGGCTCAACCGTTGGTGCGCGAAGGCTATCGCGATCCGCTGGGGACATATTCCAGCAACGTCATGGGCACCCTCAATCTGCTTGAAGCCATCCGTCAGGTCGGTGGCGTGCGCGCCTGCGTGCTGGTCACCACCGATAAGGTTTACGCCAACCAGGAATGGTTATGGCCGTACCGCGAAAACGAAGCCCTCGGTGGCCACGATCCTTACAGCAGCAGCAAGGCTTGCTGCGAACTGTTGGCGCAGTCCTACGCCGCGTCGTTCTTCCCGGCACAACGTTATGCCGAACACGGCCTGGCACTGGCCACGGCACGGGCCGGCAATGTGCTGGGCGGTGGAGACTTTGCGCCGGAACGTTTGATACCCGATGTGCTCAAGGCCTGGTCGGCAGATGAACCGGTGACCCTGCGTTACCCGCAGGCGGTCCGCCCGTGGCAACACGCGTTGGAGCCGCTGGCCGGTTACCTGCAACTGGCTGCCAGTCTTTACGACAAAGGCCCCGAATTCGCCGGTGCGTGGAACTTCGGCCCGAGCGAAGCGGACATGTGCAGCGTCGGCGAAGTGGTCGAACTGCTCGCCAACCGTTGGCCTCAAGCGCGCGGATTGCGCATCGAACCGAGTGACTTGCATGAGGCTGGCCTGTTGCGCCTGGACAGCAGCCGCGCCCGTCAACTGTTAGCCTGGCAACCGCGCTGGTCGTTGCAACAGTGCCTGACTCAGACCCTCGATTGGCATCTGGCCTGGCAAAACGGCGACGACATGCGTGCCGTCACGTTGGGCCAGTTGAACCTGTACCGAGGCGCGCTGTGA
- a CDS encoding dTDP-4-dehydrorhamnose 3,5-epimerase family protein: MSEFLLKALPLNGLFSVQHKRFEDDRGHFARLFCEGSLSAFGQKFHIRQINHSCTRERGSVRGLHYQNANAPEAKLITCLRGEVWDVAVDLRPDSETFLHWHAEHLRAGDGRSLLIPAGFAHGFQTLTDDAELLYLHSADYTPAHEGGLRVNDPRLAIAWPLPVNNLSARDASHPLLDERFAGVRL, translated from the coding sequence GTGAGCGAATTCCTGTTGAAAGCGCTGCCGCTGAATGGCTTGTTCAGCGTGCAGCACAAGCGCTTCGAAGACGATCGCGGGCACTTCGCGCGACTGTTCTGCGAGGGCAGCCTGAGTGCCTTCGGCCAGAAGTTTCATATCCGCCAGATCAATCACTCCTGCACCCGTGAGCGGGGCAGTGTGCGTGGCTTGCATTATCAGAACGCCAACGCACCGGAAGCCAAGCTGATCACCTGCCTGCGTGGTGAAGTCTGGGATGTGGCGGTGGACCTGCGTCCCGACTCCGAGACGTTCCTGCACTGGCACGCCGAACACCTTCGGGCCGGCGACGGTCGCAGCCTGCTGATTCCGGCCGGGTTCGCCCATGGCTTCCAGACCCTGACCGACGACGCCGAATTGCTCTACTTGCACAGCGCGGATTACACGCCTGCGCACGAAGGGGGGTTGCGTGTGAACGATCCACGGCTGGCGATTGCCTGGCCGTTGCCTGTCAATAATCTGTCGGCCAGGGACGCCAGCCATCCCTTGCTCGATGAACGCTTCGCTGGAGTGCGTCTATGA
- a CDS encoding class I SAM-dependent methyltransferase, translating into MNCRGCGTPLALPLIDLGTSPPSNAYVRADQLEQAEQWVPLKVAVCQQCWLVQTEDYTSADSLFDAEYAYFSSFSSTWLAHAERYVADMVERFDLTADSRVVEIAANDGYLLQYVAGRGIPCLGVEPTRSTAQAAREKGLQIRELFFGRETASQLKSEGWAADLMAANNVLAHVPDINDFLGGFATLLKPTGVATFEFPQLLTLMAGQQFDTLYHEHYSYLSLTAVQTLCERNGLEVFDVSQLSTHGGSLRVFVQRADGIRREVQPAVAQQLQTELAAGVKTPEYYATLAPAAEDIKHQLLRFLLQAKAEGKRVVGYGAAAKGNTLLNYAGVKPDLLAWVADANPHKQGKFLPGSRIPVVSPERIALERPDYILVLPWNLLPEITQQFASVKAWGAQFVVAVPELSIQ; encoded by the coding sequence ATGAACTGCCGTGGTTGCGGTACTCCGTTGGCCTTGCCGCTGATCGACCTCGGCACCTCGCCGCCGTCGAATGCCTACGTCCGTGCCGACCAGCTGGAACAAGCCGAACAATGGGTGCCGCTGAAAGTTGCAGTGTGTCAGCAGTGCTGGCTGGTGCAGACCGAGGATTACACCAGTGCCGACAGCCTGTTCGACGCCGAGTACGCCTATTTCAGTTCTTTTTCCAGCACCTGGCTGGCCCATGCCGAGCGCTACGTTGCCGACATGGTCGAGCGTTTCGACCTGACCGCCGACAGCCGTGTGGTGGAGATCGCCGCCAACGACGGTTACCTCTTGCAGTATGTCGCGGGGCGCGGCATTCCTTGTCTGGGTGTCGAGCCGACGCGCAGCACCGCACAGGCCGCCCGGGAAAAAGGCCTGCAGATTCGCGAGTTGTTCTTCGGCCGTGAAACCGCTTCGCAGCTGAAGAGCGAAGGCTGGGCAGCGGACCTGATGGCGGCCAACAATGTGCTGGCCCATGTGCCGGACATCAACGATTTTCTCGGCGGCTTTGCGACCCTGCTCAAGCCGACCGGCGTGGCGACGTTCGAGTTTCCGCAATTGCTGACGCTGATGGCCGGGCAGCAATTCGACACCCTGTATCACGAACATTATTCCTACCTGTCCCTGACCGCCGTGCAGACGTTGTGCGAGCGCAATGGCCTGGAAGTGTTCGACGTCAGTCAGCTGTCGACCCATGGCGGTTCGTTGCGGGTATTCGTGCAGCGTGCCGACGGGATCCGCCGCGAAGTGCAGCCAGCAGTCGCGCAACAATTGCAGACCGAACTCGCTGCCGGCGTGAAAACCCCGGAGTACTACGCCACCCTCGCGCCCGCCGCCGAGGACATCAAGCACCAACTGCTGCGCTTCCTGTTGCAGGCCAAAGCCGAGGGCAAGCGTGTGGTCGGTTACGGCGCCGCCGCCAAGGGCAACACGTTACTCAACTATGCCGGGGTCAAACCCGATCTGTTGGCCTGGGTCGCGGACGCCAATCCGCACAAGCAGGGCAAGTTCTTGCCTGGCAGCCGGATTCCGGTGGTGTCGCCCGAGCGTATCGCCCTCGAACGACCCGACTACATCCTGGTTCTGCCCTGGAACCTGTTGCCTGAAATCACCCAGCAATTCGCCTCGGTCAAAGCGTGGGGCGCACAGTTTGTCGTTGCCGTTCCGGAGTTGAGTATTCAATGA
- a CDS encoding DegT/DnrJ/EryC1/StrS family aminotransferase produces the protein MSRIHYTKPSIGELEARYALDAVQNGWGARCYEYLTRFEHGFAEHLGATYAIATSSCTGALHMGMAALGIGAGDEVILGNTNWIASAAPITYLGATPVFVDVLADSWCLDPELVRQAITPKTKAILAVHLYGNLCDMDALLAIGREHGIPVIEDAAEAIGSQWRGKAAGSMGAFGAFSFHGTKTMTTGEGGIFVTSDKALYERVLTLSNHGRVAGSTKQFWPELIGFKYKMSNLQAAVGCAQVERIEELIERKRTIFANYARALASLPGVSLNPEPAHARNGYWMPTVVFDAETGIHRDEMIAAFQAADIDARVFFWPLSSLPMFSEHEVDTPVAFALPERAFNLPSYHDMTDTDQARVVDVVRGLLAQRQSL, from the coding sequence ATGAGCAGAATTCATTACACCAAACCGAGCATCGGCGAACTGGAAGCCCGGTATGCCCTCGATGCCGTGCAGAACGGTTGGGGCGCGCGTTGCTACGAATACCTGACGCGTTTCGAGCACGGGTTTGCCGAGCACCTCGGGGCGACCTATGCCATCGCGACCTCCAGTTGCACCGGCGCGCTGCACATGGGCATGGCGGCGCTGGGCATCGGTGCGGGTGACGAAGTGATCCTGGGCAACACCAACTGGATCGCTTCGGCGGCACCGATTACCTATCTGGGCGCTACGCCGGTATTTGTCGATGTGCTGGCGGACAGCTGGTGCCTGGACCCGGAGCTCGTCAGGCAAGCCATCACCCCGAAGACCAAAGCCATTCTCGCGGTCCATCTCTACGGCAATCTGTGCGACATGGATGCCTTGCTGGCGATCGGTCGTGAACACGGGATCCCGGTCATCGAAGATGCCGCCGAAGCCATTGGCTCGCAGTGGCGCGGCAAGGCGGCCGGCTCGATGGGGGCGTTCGGTGCGTTTTCCTTTCACGGCACCAAAACCATGACCACCGGGGAGGGCGGGATATTCGTCACCTCGGACAAAGCCTTGTACGAGCGTGTCCTGACCTTGTCCAACCACGGTCGCGTCGCAGGCAGCACCAAACAATTCTGGCCCGAGCTCATTGGCTTCAAATACAAGATGAGCAACCTGCAGGCCGCCGTAGGCTGCGCCCAGGTCGAGCGGATCGAGGAACTGATCGAACGCAAGCGGACGATTTTCGCCAATTACGCCCGCGCGCTGGCATCGCTGCCAGGTGTTTCGCTGAACCCCGAACCTGCGCACGCCCGTAACGGTTACTGGATGCCGACCGTGGTGTTCGATGCCGAGACCGGGATTCATCGCGACGAAATGATCGCTGCGTTCCAGGCCGCCGATATCGACGCCCGGGTGTTCTTCTGGCCGCTGTCGTCGTTGCCCATGTTCAGCGAGCACGAGGTCGATACGCCGGTGGCGTTTGCCTTGCCGGAGCGCGCGTTCAACCTGCCGAGCTATCACGACATGACCGACACCGATCAGGCTCGGGTGGTGGATGTTGTGCGCGGCTTGCTCGCCCAAAGGCAATCGCTGTGA
- a CDS encoding acetyltransferase, whose translation MKMYLLGAANPEAVRMLHAVKRSMPNVDFAFLDNDPNKHGTPFFGVPVIGGSALVSELKGPDARFVNLITGSTRLRYETTRELVEAGATLGQFIHPGIDLTMIRMGQGSYLQEGVIMQAEVTLGDNTSISAGSVVGHEGQIGHSVFMAPGVCIAGCVEIGDGTFIGTNATILPRLRIGRWVTIGAGAVVTKDIPDFSVVAGNPARIIKTNAVPYPDGRVFK comes from the coding sequence GTGAAGATGTACTTGCTGGGCGCGGCCAACCCGGAAGCGGTGCGCATGCTGCACGCGGTAAAACGCAGCATGCCGAACGTCGACTTCGCGTTTCTGGACAATGATCCGAACAAACACGGCACACCGTTTTTTGGTGTGCCGGTCATTGGCGGTTCGGCGCTGGTCAGTGAACTCAAAGGGCCGGACGCACGTTTCGTCAACCTGATCACCGGCAGCACGCGACTGCGCTACGAGACCACCCGCGAGCTGGTCGAGGCCGGTGCCACCCTGGGTCAGTTCATCCACCCCGGCATCGACCTGACCATGATCCGCATGGGGCAGGGCAGTTACCTGCAGGAAGGCGTGATCATGCAAGCCGAAGTGACGCTGGGTGACAACACCAGCATCAGCGCCGGCAGTGTGGTGGGGCATGAAGGGCAAATCGGCCACTCGGTGTTCATGGCGCCAGGCGTGTGCATCGCCGGTTGCGTGGAAATCGGCGACGGCACGTTTATCGGCACCAACGCCACCATTCTTCCGCGCTTGCGCATCGGCCGCTGGGTCACCATCGGTGCCGGTGCTGTCGTGACCAAGGATATTCCGGATTTTTCAGTCGTGGCGGGCAACCCCGCCAGGATTATCAAGACCAACGCGGTGCCTTACCCCGACGGCAGGGTCTTCAAGTAA
- a CDS encoding cephalosporin hydroxylase family protein has translation MNPHEQFREEVKGNIEGLQQDKALQAESLGWVGTTAKHKYTYNFSWMGRPIIQFPQDMVAMQEIIWNLRPDVIVETGIAHGGSLVFYASILELMGHGEVLGVDIDIRQHNREAIEAHPMSKRIQMIQGSSIDTAIVDQVRERIQGKKVLVVLDSNHTHEHVLEELRLYAPMVSVGSYCVVMDTVVEDMPEDAFPDRPWGKGDNPKTAVWAYLEENRDFEIDQAIHSKLLITVAPDGYLRRVR, from the coding sequence ATGAATCCCCATGAGCAGTTTCGCGAAGAAGTAAAAGGCAACATCGAAGGCCTGCAACAGGACAAGGCGCTGCAAGCCGAGTCGCTGGGCTGGGTCGGCACCACGGCCAAACACAAGTACACCTACAACTTCAGCTGGATGGGCCGGCCGATCATTCAGTTTCCTCAGGACATGGTCGCCATGCAGGAAATCATCTGGAACCTGCGTCCTGACGTGATCGTTGAAACCGGTATCGCCCACGGCGGTTCCCTGGTTTTTTATGCGTCGATCCTGGAACTGATGGGCCATGGTGAAGTGCTGGGTGTCGACATCGACATTCGCCAGCACAACCGCGAAGCGATCGAAGCTCACCCGATGAGCAAGCGCATCCAGATGATTCAGGGCTCAAGCATCGACACCGCCATCGTCGACCAGGTGCGCGAGCGGATCCAGGGCAAGAAAGTGCTGGTGGTCCTGGACTCCAATCACACCCACGAACACGTTCTCGAAGAGCTGCGTCTGTATGCACCGATGGTTTCGGTGGGCAGCTATTGCGTGGTCATGGACACCGTGGTCGAAGACATGCCGGAAGATGCGTTCCCGGATCGTCCATGGGGCAAGGGTGACAACCCGAAAACCGCAGTCTGGGCCTACCTCGAAGAAAACCGCGACTTCGAGATCGACCAGGCGATTCACAGCAAGCTGCTGATCACCGTCGCACCGGATGGCTACCTGCGCCGAGTGCGTTAA